A section of the Procambarus clarkii isolate CNS0578487 chromosome 38, FALCON_Pclarkii_2.0, whole genome shotgun sequence genome encodes:
- the LOC123771945 gene encoding cyclin N-terminal domain-containing protein 1 encodes MAEGRLLTFSTPPSYSFDSTYKLWKTDAMKEQVSTMLRELLADNRQEKRQAHPFLCEVHMESAVNIIWLAVDMFKFSPQVKYIAIDLFRRFMLGHTENLLARLSSMTAEGHKRNRMLRLLEKRMKEQSPLWVITCVMLASKLVTHKGNLSAISAQKFLKRIEMNVHTSSIIRSERRILEQLDFRCYQNSSMLAYLGVVISVVGLWEGDGTHFTETIKSRTIKRVLPEDLFEMSVTMLDLVYLNYEKVYQQLYTSLTELPVIPDKHKAAFAHVLADRILLAGSVVASAAFVLGGQAICAAVISSITTHIHTPCKDIITMVSCILNCAKLPSNIKSLLVDV; translated from the exons AGGAGCAAGTAAGCACGATGCTGCGAGAACTTCTGGCAGACAACCGACAGGAAAAGCGCCAGGCTCATCCGTTCCTCTGTGAGGTACACATGGAGTCTGCTGTAAATATTATCTGGCTTGCTGTAGACATGTTCAAATTCTCACCTCAAGTTAAATACATTGCCATCGACCTATTCAGGAG GTTCATGTTAGGTCATACTGAGAATCTTCTGGCTCGCTTGTCATCAATGACTGCCGAGGGCCACAAGAGGAATCGCATGTTGAGGTTGCTGGAGAAGCGAATGAAGGAACAGTCACCCCTTTGGGTTATTACCTGTGTCATGCTCGCCTCTAAACTAGTCACTCACAAAGGG AACCTGTCTGCCATCTCTGCACAAAAGTTCCTCAAACGGATTGAAATGAATGTTCACACCAGCTCCATCATTCGCTCAGAGAGACGCATTTTGGAGCAACTGGACTTTCGG TGTTACCAGAATAGCTCCATGCTGGCATACCTTGGAGTGGTGATCTCAGTGGTTGGACTCTGGGAAGGAGACGGGACTCACTTCACCGAGACTATCAAGAGCAGAACCATTAAACGAGTGTTGCCAGAAGATCTGTTTGAAATGTCAGTGACCATGCTAGACCTGGTGTACCTCAACTATGAGAAAGTTTATCAGCAACTGTACACATCTCTGACTGAATTGCCAGTTATTCCTGATAAGCACAA GGCAGCATTTGCTCATGTATTGGCAGACCGCATACTGTTAGCTGGATCTGTGGTAGCATCTGCAGCATTTGTGCTCGGAGGACAAGCAATATGTGCTGCAGTCATTTCCTCCATCACCACTCATATCCACACGCCGTGTAAAGACATAATAACCATGGTGTCATGTATACTAAACTGTGCAAAATTGCCATCTAATATAAAGTCACTTCTAgttgatgtttaa